CCTGAGAAAACCCGATGATAACGGCGTCGCGCAGTCTCAGTTCACCTAGCTCCCGGGAGCCTCGCCGACGGTCTACGAGGAACATCACCAGTGCACCGACTACCAGCATGACGACTATCACCCACAGAGAACGGAGAGCGCTTTCGATCAAATCACTGGCGAAAAAGCCGACGATCGCGGCCGGCAAGGTGGCGATCACCAGGTAGCCAAGCAGTTTACGCGACGCACCCGGGTGAAATACTGCCCGCCCCAGGGTGATCAGCTCCGCTCGAAAATAGATCAGTAGTGCCGTCAGCGTACCTAAATGCAGCACTACGTCGTAAGCTAACCCACCGAAGTTAGCGTCCACCCCCTCTTCGGCGATAATTAAGTGAGCCGAACTCGATACGGGGATAAACTCCGTTAGCCCTTGCAAAAGTCCCAGCAGTACCGCCTGTAATAGTTCAATCATACGCCCCTAAGTATCTTTGATTTAGAAGTATAAATCAAAGATACTTAGCGAATAACTGGTTCAGTTAGGAAAATAGTCCGCTCGAAGCAAGCCCGGCCGGCCGGATGATAAGCGAAAGTGTATTCATGTGACTGCTCATCGGCCAGCGCCGTGGTGTCGGTCCGAAAAACGGCGCAAAGCTCAATACGGTATTCATCCACAGCCTCATCCTTAAGTAGTGGCCACACCTCATACCCGTTAGCCTCAACTCTCTCTTCGACTGCACGGGGGAGATCTAAAGCAGCTAAAGAATAAGGCGCTACAGTTAAACTGGCCGTAGGCTCAGGCTCAGGCTCCCCTTCTAGCTCTAAACGCAGCTGTTCTTCGATTAAAGTTAGATCACGCTCAATCTGTTGGTCGTGGCGAACATCGATAGTTAGAATGAACTGTAGCACCACTAAAGCGATGAAGAACAACCCCAAACCGGCCGCGAGAAGGTAGTAGCGTCGCATCATTCTAGCCGTGACTGTTCTCGGAAATACTTCCAGAAGATACCGCCGGCCAGACCGATAGTTACTGTCGCATGCAGTGTCTCAGCGACCAAATTGATGCCGTCTACCCCACCTAAAGTTAAAATATTATAAACATAGGCCACCAGCTTGGCTACACCGATAATGAAGGTGACTAACAGCAGCAATTGTACCGCCCGTCGCCGGGACGGATCGTGTAGTATCTCAGCTCGAGCGGCCTCCTTGCGACGCAAGCGTAGCATCAAACCAAGGTAGATCGGACCGGCCACTACTAAGGCAGCGCTAGCGGTGGGGATCACATCTTGGTAGAAGCTAAACTTCTGCGTTACGACCAGAACGTTAATGATATTGTGCAGCATTGAGCCTACTGATAGCGCTACCACACCCAGGGCTAGGAAGTAGATCATATATTCAAAACCGTTACCAGAAAAACCACTATTGACCACGTTAATCGGACCGGACGCAGTGGGATGAGCTGAAACAGATTGCTGACCACTCGGGGTAGGCGGGACTAAACTATCATCTCCATCCAGAGCCGTATAGATCTCCCCAACCTCCCAGCCGGCATCTAGTAGGCGTTGGCGAATAGCCGCATCGTCTAATCCCTTCTTGCGGGCATTTTCAACGTAGTGTTGTAGTTTATCATTCATTGCTGTGATTTTAGCATATGCCTTTTCCGGCGTACAATATAGGTATGCTTTTATCCGATGCCATCATAGATTTTCTAGAACACCTCGAGATTGAGCAAAATCGATCACAGAGAACCATAGCTAACTATGATCATTACCTGCAACGGTTTCTCGAACTGACCGATGATATAGAAGTGACTAAGATCGACAGTGAGCTAATTCGCAAGTATCGCCTGCGGCTCAACCGGACGACCGACCGCCACGGTCGAGAGCTGTCCAAGTCGACCCAAAACTACCACCTCATTGCCCTGCGCTCCTTTCTAAAGTACTTAACTAAGCGTGATATAGATGTGATGTCGGCCGATAAAATTGAACTAGCCCGCGTCTCCCGACCCAAGGTGGCCTTTCTTGATCCGGAGGAGCTCACCCGCCTCTTCGATCAACCCGATCTCGACACCTTAATCGGACAGCGTGACCGGGCCATCATTGAGTTACTTTATTCCAGCGGATTGCGCGTCTCCGAACTAGTTAACCTCGATCGAGGCCACATCAACCTCGAGCGGCGGGAGTTTATGGTCCGAGGTAAGGGCCAGAAAGATCGCCCAATCTTCATCAGCCAGACCGCGGCCGACTGGCTGAGTACCTATCTCAAAGGGCGGATCGACAACTACCGCCCCCTCTTCATTCACTATTCTGGCACCCAGAGTGGACTAGACGATGGGAACTACACTCGCCTAACGGCTCGCAGCGTGCAGCGCAATGTAGCTAAATATGCCCGACTAGCCGGCATCACCAAGCGAGTCACTCCTCATGTACTGCGCCATAGCTTCGCGACCGACCTCCTGCGTAATGGAGCCGATCTGCGCAGTGTTCAGGCTATGCTAGGTCACAGCGATATCTCCACCACTCAGATATATACCCACGTGACCGATCCCCAGCTCAAGTCAGTGCACGAGCGCTTTCACGGCCCGACCGCTAGATAGCTCTCCCTATAGACCGGAGAGGCGCAAATACCAATCGACTATTCCCTCGCCCCAGAGTAATGCTATCCAGGCCCCGAGTAGTAGAAACGGTCCGAACGGTATTAAATCCTGACGACTACGCCAGCCCAGGCCGATTAGAAGCAGACTGATGACAGCCGCTAAGTTAAAGGCCAGCAGTAAGCCGAGGGCCATCAGCTGCCAACCTAACAGGAGTCCGAGGATAAAGACTAGTTTGACGTCCCCGCCCCCCATCCAGGCACCGCGACCCAGCACGTGCAAACCATAGAATAAAGCTAACGCTCCGGAGGCGCCAATTAAAGGATCGACCAGCCAGCTGGCGAGCAATGCACCCGAGAAGGCCTGAGTCAGGAGAAAAACGATAACCACGCCAAGTAGTGCTTTCAGTAATCGGTTAGGCAGCAGCATCCAGCGCAGATCATAAACGGCCAGGGCTACAAAAAGCCCGGAGATAACGATCCAAATTCCCAGCTGAACGGCATCGGTTAGGTTACTCGGCTGCCAGGCTAATGTACTAAGAGCGGCGGCTACACCCACTATCAGTTCCACTACGGGGTACTGTCTAGAGATAGGCTTGCTACAGTGACGGCATCTACCCCTCAGCCACAACCAGCTCACTACCGGTAGTAGATCCAGGGCAGTGAGCAGATGTTTACACCGCGGACACAACGAGCGCCCATGGCTGATAGACCGCTTGGTGTGCACCCGCCAGATATAGGCGTTCATAAAACTACCGATCACCAACCCGAACAACGCGGCAAAGACCGGGTAGGCCAGCGGCACGTCCCTTAGCCTCGCATTAGACGGTCAAGCTCTTGAATATCGACGGCATAGTTCTTAGCTTCATCATAGGTGATCTTGCCCGCATGAATTAACTCCACCAACGTCTTATCCATCGACTGCATGCCCTGGTCCGCCCCGGTCTGGATCACGGAGTCGAGCTGGTGGGTCTTACCCTCACGAATGATATTACGTACAGCCGGGTTAGCGATTAAGATTTCGGTCGCCGGTATACGCCCACCTCCGATAGCCGGGACTAGACGCTGAGAAATTACACCCTTTAAGATCGAAGCTAGCTGCACACGGACCTGCTGCTGCTGGTGCGGCGGGAAGACATCGATGATACGATCCACGCTCTGCGAAGCGGAGTTGGTGTGCAAGGTAGCAAACACCAAATGGCCGGTCTCGGCAATAGTGATAGCGGCGGCGATGGTTTCTAGATCGCGCATCTCTCCAATTAGCACGATATCCGGATCTTGACGCAAGGTCGACCGTAAAGCGGCGGCAAAGGAGTAGGTATCATAGTGGACCTCGCGCTGAACGATAACCGCTTTCTTACTGGTATGAGCATACTCGATTGGATCCTCAATGGTAATGATATGAACAGCCCGGGTAGTATTGATCTGATCGATCATCGCCGCTAGCGTAGTCGACTTACCACTACCGGTCGGACCGGTCATTAACACCAGGCCGCGGGGGAATTCAGTAAAGCTGTTAACTACCTTAGGCAGGCCCAGTTCCTCAATCGTCTTAATCTCATTAGTAATTAGACGTAAGGCAGCGGCCATATTGCCCCGTTCGTGAAAGGCATTTACCCGAAATCGCCCAAGGTCGCCGAAGGCAAAGGAAAAATCCAGTTCCTTATCTTTAGTTAAGATCTGTTTCTGCTCCTCATCAACGATAGAGTAAAGCAGACCCTCTACTGTCTCTTCATCTAGTGGCACCGCATCTTGGGCAGCGACCAGAGACCCGTCCAGGCGGAGCATCGGCGGTAACCCTACCTGTAAGTGGAGGTCCGAAGCACCCTTATCTATCACTTCCTGTAGCAAAACTTCGATCCTGAGATTACTCTGCATACCTATATCCCCGCCTCTCTATTACGCATCTGACGCTACCCGCATGACCTCTTCTAGGGTGGTCACACCGTTCAAAGCCTTGAGGTAGCCGTCCTGTTTCATGGTTATCATGCCGTCCTTCTGAGCCTGAAGCTGTACCTGAGTACTGGTGGTCTGACTAGCTAGTAGCTTCTCCATCTCCGGTGTAATCGAGAAGACTTCGAAGATGCCGGTTCGTCCCTTGTAACCGTCCTGGCACTCACTGCAGCCCTTGCCTCTGTACAAAGTATAAGCGTTTTCACCTAATGAGGGCAAGTTCTCATAACCCAAGTCTTCACGTAGCTGCGCATCGGCCGTACCCGACTCCGGTAGTATCCCCTCCATCGACTTCCTGATCGACTCTACTTCCGCCGGCGAAGCCTCATAGCTCTCCGAGCACTTATCACAAATACGACGCACAAGTCGCTGTCCGATGATGGTATTAACCGTAGAGGCAATCAAGAAAGGTTCGATACCCATATCGATCAACCGGGGCAGAACACCAGAGGCCGAGTTAGTGTGCAGGGTCGAGAGCACTACGTGTCCGGTCAAAGCCGCCTGCACCGCCAAATCAGCCGTCTCGCTATCTCGAATTTCCCCGATCATCACTACATCTGGGTCTTGACGCAAGATCGAGCGTAAGCCGCTGGCAAAAGTTAAACCGACCTGGGGGTTGACCTGCATCTGATTCACCCCATTCATCTTATATTCGACCGGATCTTCCAAAGTGATAATGTTAATCGCCACTTCCTTAATAGTGTTGAGTGCAGCATACAAGGTCGTCGACTTACCACTACCGGTCGGACCGGTCGAAAGCGTCATACCGTGCGGACGCTTCAACCCTTCACTAATAAGCCGTTTAGCCCGCCCAACATAACCGAGCGATTCGATACTGAGTAGGCTGGAATCTTTATCCAAGAGACGAATGACTACCTGTTCACCCCATACTAAAGGCGCGATCGAGATACGTAAATCGATGTCACGACCCTGATGCTCGATCTGAAACTCACCGTCTTGAGGAATCCGGTGCTCGTCGATCTTTAGATTGGCAAGAATCTTTACGCGAGATACCAGAGCGGCTTCGACCTCTTTCGGTAGCGTCATGGTATCCTGCAGGATACCATCGACGCGGAAACGAATCTTCAGCTCTTCTTCCCGTGGCTCCATGTGGATATCGGAAGCTTCCATCTGAGCGGCATAATCTAATATTGTGTTCAACGCCCGCGTAATTGGAGCGTCCTGAACTAAAGTCTTGACCTCTTGTGACCCGTTGGCCTGAAGTTTATCCTGATGCGCCTGTTCGGCTTGAGCAAACTCGTCGGCCGAACCGACTACGGCAGAGACTTCTTCTGAGACATCCGCCTTATACTGGGAGAGGACGGCATTAATGCTTTTACCCGAAACCATATGTGGTGTGACCGGGCGGCCAAGTTTACGCGTAATAAAGTCCACCGCTTGCAGGTTGGTCGGATCGATCATGCCGACCACCAATCGCCCCTCCATCACTCCAATCGGTACCACCTGATGACTGCGCGCCAAATCCTTGGGAATCAGTTTCTTCAGCTCATCGTCGACCTGAAAGCCCTGTAAGTTAGCATAAGGCACGTTATCGGCCTTAGCTACCGTCTGTACTACCTTCTCCTCGTCAATCAAACGCCGCTCGGAAATTAGACTGAGAATAGATTTATTTGTCTCGGCCGATTCGCGCTGTAGATCCTTGAGTTGATCGGCAGAGAGATAGCCCTGATCCAGAAGTAACTGCTCAAATGTCTTTTGGGCTTCACCGGTTAACACTTATATGACTCCGCTCTTAGCTGTAAATAACTACCTGTCTCTAGACTAGACAAACGACCGTTGGGCCAGCCCGACGGCGACCGCGAACTGCAAGGATTTACCCATCAGCATATCCTGCTGAGCAGCCGGATAACTAACGTTCATCCAGGGATTAGCAATCTCGACCGGCAGATTAAGGGTGTTGGCGACGTAAGAGGGCATTTCCGGTAAGGCGGTAGGTCCGCCAGTTAGAACTACCTTCTCCAGCGCTACACCGGCATTCTGGCTGGTAAAAAACTTAATTGATTTCGATATTTCACTCATCACGCTGTCTAAGCTACCCTTAACGGCCTTGAGTACCTGGCCTTCTAGCTTAGTCTGAGTAACACCAAACTTCTGCAGGAACTGACTGGCCTGCTCCTCGTCGATGTTGAGATTCTGAGCTACTGAACGCACTAGGGTCGCTCCGCCGATATTAACGGAACGCACCAGATGCGGTACCCGCTGCCAGATGACCGTAATCTCCGTACTGGTATTACCAAAGTCGACTACTGCTACCGGCACTTCGGTTACACTAATCACGCTACGACCGGTAGCTAGAGCGTTAATCTCCAGTGCATGTAGGTTAAGCCCAGCCTTTTCTACCACAGAGAGATACTTATCGACGACATTCTTCGGGGCCGCTACTAGTAGTACCGACATTTCAGTCTCGCTCTTATTCGGATCGATGATGTGCCAGTCCAGCTTAGCCTCGCTCACCGGCATCGGTATATACTGATCGGCCTGTAGCTGAATCGACTTAGCTAGCTCACTCTCACTTAACTTCGGCGTAGTGATTACAGTGGTAAAGGCGTGAGCGGAGGGGATCGCCGTAACAACCTCGTTGGTCTTAATCTGAGTCTCATCTTTCAACTGTCGGATAACGGCAGCGATCCGGTCATGATCAATCTCAGAATCACTACTGATTAAATCGGCTGGAGCAGCCATCGCTCCGTACGCTACTAAGGCCGGTGCACCAGCACCAGCCTTAAGCTGTACCATGCGAATGCCGGTAGTACCGATATCAAGTCCGAAATAATCTGTGTTTTTATCTAAGATAGCCATTTGGAATAACTATAAGGCATAAGCAGGTTGCACGCAACCGGTTAACCCCCGTGCTGAGGCAATAAATAACGGATGTTAATCGCCTCACGTCGCATAGCTATCCAGTCGATAATCGACTCCCCTTCAGTTATCTCACCTTGTTCATCTAGCTCCTGACTAAGCTTAAACTGCAGGATCTGAGTACGCACCTGTCGTCGCACCATATCATCCCCCACCCCATGACTTGCTAGCTGCTCACTCAATTCTGTGTCACTGCCGTATAAATGCTCCAAATTGATATCGATCTCGGCCGCACTAACCGTTAGCCCTCGTTGATACGATTCGAGCTCGACGATCTTAGCGTTAATTAAACTCTCAATCGACTGTAGGTCGATCTGCTCCTGCGTAATGGTGCTATCGGCGTCCGGTGACTCATAGGCAATCAAACCATCGAGGTAGCGCACCTGATCTAGATAGACCGAGTAACGCAGCGACTCCCCCTCCACCATAGCAGCCGGAAATGGCACTATCTGTGACACGACATGGGTAAACCGATTCTGGCGGCCGGAACCATATATACTAACTATCGCTACCGCAAGCGCTACGATTACGGCGACAATTATAACCTTAGCTCCCTGGCGCAGGCCGGCTCGGTGATTATGAGCCCACTTCCGACCGTGATCGTATCCCTGCTTTAGCTCTTGTGGCCAGCTGGTAGGATTGGGCTGAGAGTCAGGCATGAGAGGGGCTCCGTATTACTTTAACTACTTAGTTAACCTAACTATAAACCATAAGCTTCAATTCATTAAATCACGCGTGGTCTATCCCGAGTAAGAACTAGAACTATCTAACAAACTCGAGATAGTCGACCTCTAAGCAGCCGTACCCGGAGTAGTTAACTACGTAGTACAGATTGAATTGCGAACTGCCACTAACATTGAAGGTATAGGTGTTGTAACTAGTGCTAGATACTATATGGGTAGTGCCCACATAGTTACTGCCACCGTTGATGTTTATACGCATCCTGGGGCTACCTGAAGTACTACAGCGTCTTGCCCGCACCTCGATACTAGAGTAGTTATCCTGGGGCGTGAGGTACATCCCGACCCAAGAGTGCGACGGATTCATACGCTGGGCTTGACCGCCAGAAGCACTACCGTTGTTAACTACTACGGCACCCGAGTTGACATTAAAAGTTTCAGCCTCATAAATCTCCTCATCCGGCTCAGGCGGATCATCCTGAGGCAAATCAGGTAGAGTTGGTTCTTGGCCTTGATCGACATTACCTGCCACTAAACAGTTACCCAGAGTATAGCCCGTGCCCGGTGCACTAGGTTCATCAACCTGCTGCACGCCGACCTTACAGACCGGCAGGACTGGATCGCCGGAGTAGAGTACGTAATCGAAAATACCCAGGATACGGCCGTTGCGCTCTTTCCGGGCCACGATACGCCGCCGGATATCTCCGGACTGACCCACTACATCGATCAGCACGGTACTTCCAGGGATATACAGCGGCGGCTGAGTGCTGCCAGGCTGGTGGGAATTAAGTCGAGTATCGATCAGCTTAGTCCGGTAGCTGACCTGGTAAGCATTTGGATTCGAATCAGAGGCTCCGGCAAAAAGTGGTCGAACCCGAAAGATGTAGCGCCGACTGGTATCGGTGGTCGTAATGTCGATACAGTTAGCGTAGAGATCCTGCTCGGTCGGGTTGGTACCGGCCACGCTAATATTTATAAACCGACCCGACTGAACATTAGAAACTTCGGAGAACACATACTTCTCCGTCTCGATGGCCCCGGCGTTGTTACTCGGATACGAAAGAACGGTTAGCTCCAGATCCGGCAGTACAGTTACATTTCCCGGGCCTTTAGGTGTCCAGCAGTACTCGATTCCCCCAAAAGCCGCATGGATCGAGCTGCCGTCACTGTCTGTACCGTCGTTACCATAGATCGTGCCGTTAATCTCCCGACGTAATTCAGTAGTATCGAGCTGAATCGACTCATCTTTTACCTGCGTACCCAGCGGCGCCAAGGGCTCTTCATACACTCGCCGTTGCCGCCAGGACAGTCGACCGAAGATATCGGCATGGTCGGACTCCGGATCCGCCGCGATACCGAGCGAACCACCCAAGTTACTTCCTCCATCACTATCAGTTAACTGCATACGATCACCATGCTGAGAACCACCATTAGCACCGTTAGTGTACTGTTCAGGAAATATCTCGGCCAGCTCCAATTCGACACTTGTATTGGCATCCAGGCGACGGCTGGCCTCTTCGACACCGGCTTCGGCCGCATAGTAAGCCGCGTCTGATAGATCGACTTCACTGGCCTGTGAGAGCTCACTAATCGCTAGCCGCGAGGCCACCACCGTAGTTGTCATGAGTAAAATAGACATGATCATTACCAGATAGAGCGCTACACTACCCTGACTATCCATCCGGTGTTGCGGCTGCAGACTACGTACTATCATCGTCGCGGCACCACTGTAGTTGTCGTCTCGTACTCATAGTAGTAAGGATCCGTCTCAACTAAGCCGGCTTGGGGCTGGGCACTACGCATATACAGCCGCAAAGGACTGGTAGCGGAAGATCCGGTAGCGATAACTTCTAGCTCAAAGTCGATTACCCTAATCACACCGCTCGTTAGGTTCTCTCCGGCAGTGGCCGAAGTCGGACAACTCACCCCGCACTGCACTCGATAAATTCCATCGTCAACTATATAAGTGTAGCGGACTTGGGCGGACGGGGTCAGAGCGTTAGGCAGTAGGATCTGTCGCCCGTTATCACTCAGTGAGTAGGTATTGGCGTTACGGACATCACGTGTGATGGTCTCCAGGGCATACCGAGTAGTTTGCTGGACGTTACGTACCGACTCTGCCTTCTCCTGCAGGCGCACAATTGAGATAAAGCCCATAGTGGCCACCATCATGGTCACCGATAAGATAGCCATACTTATCGCCACCTCAACCAGGGTGAAACCGTGCTGATTATTCATAGGTAGCTCCTAGCGGAGTCGAGAGTACGCTGCGATAAACGAGCTCTCGCCGGGGCGGACCGGCCTCCTGCCATAACACTCTTACTTCCACATCGTAGAGGAACTGGCTGGTCTGGTAGCCGCCCTGAGCCACTCCGTCTACCAGGTCCACGCTATACTCTTCTGTCTCGCATAGCTCGATAACCCGCTCAAAGTTATCGAAGCCAACATAATCGCCACCGCTGGCAAAGTCACTCTGCTGATAAGCCGTTGGCTCCTGATAACTACTAGTCGGCTCCAGCCGCCAGCCGGTATCACTCTCTTCATCGCCCACCACTACAAAGGAAAAGCAACGGCTGCCGCTACCTTGAGCCGGCACGTTAGCCAGTAAATCGGTAATTAACAGCGTACTCTCACCACCCCCCCGCTCGGCTAGCCCGTCACGGTGATTTCGTAAGGTCTCCAGCTCACGCATTGCTAAGGCTGTCGCCTGAGTCCGCCTACCAGACTCAGTAGTTAATCGTGTAGTGCTGGTAGCTAAAGCGCCGGAGGCAGCCATGGCGATAGCTAGCAGCGCGATAGCGATTACCACCTCAATTAAGGTTAAGCCGGTTTGATCTTTAGTTAATCTAAGCTGCATCTATTACTGTACCCTCGTATCAATACTACCGTTTTTCGGATCATAGGTCACATAACCTACCAGGCTGGTCGCCTCATCTTCTAGCACAAAAGTGACCGGTACCTCTTGATCATAGGCGCGTACATTAGGGTCATAGGCGTTAGGATTACCGGGACTGGCATTTACATAGTGTTGATCGGCGGTGTATGCACGACCATCCGGAGCCAGCAGAGCTAGCGATAACTCGCCGTGAGTAGACGCACACATAGCACCGACGTTTGATGATAAGTCCGCTAGGTTACAGTTACTGCCGATACCGCTGAGATTCAAGCCGATATCAGTTAGGCGGTATTCCTGCCGGATCTGTTTTCCGGTCAGACCCAAGCGCTGATCGATATTATTGCTAAAACGTGAGATATCTTGCCCTAACAGTAAGTACTGCCGGTAGAGATCACCGCCGACACTATACTCGAGCACGTTGCCTCGCCAGTAGCAGTCAGCTCCTTCCGCGCAGCTACCGACCTGCGATGAGTAAGCGTTTACCTCAGCCTCTGTAATGGCGTTGGCAAACTCGTTGACGTTACCACTGAAGCGCTCGATAGCTATATTGCTAGTACCGGAACCAACTAAAGTCATGGTAAAAATACCGATGATTGCTAGCACCACCACTATTTCGATTAAGGTGTAGCCGTCTGAGTTGAATAGTCGGTTTTTTTTCATGTTTCCGGTCTGGGTTATGTTTACGCTTATAGTAACATACACTGGTCATATCTGACTCCTGTATGTTGCGCCGCGGTGTAACGATTTACTGGTTGCGAATATCTACTTCGCCGCCGACTTCCAAGCAGACACCTAGATCGTAGCTGCGACCGCCGTCCGAGCGGGAATAGGTTATCTGATAGGTATCACCATCCTCAGTACTACAAGCATCGGCATCAAAGGCTCCAATTCGCGTGTACTTAAACCCGCCGACATCACCTTCAAGTTCCGGCAAATAGTCATCGATCTCGTCAATAACAGCGGTATTAGCTGGGTACTCGCCGCCGTTATTTGCAGAATATGACTCAAGGGCGGCGGCAATCTGGCTAGCCTCTTGGCGCCGCGTGCTGTCCCGCTGATTACGCTGAGCGGAGGAAATGGCGTTTAAGACTACTAGAATAATTAAAGCACCGATGGCTAGAACGATAACTACTTCGATTAGGGTAAATCCGCGACTGTTTTTGGCTTTTTCTAGCACGCTGTCCTCCTTAGGTAACCGACTGCTATCTGGTTATGCTTTATTGTACTAAAGATATGTAGTTGTAGTCAATTATTCTACAACTACCGTATATTTGAGACGAGATTATAGATCGGCAGTAGTACGGCCGCTACTAAGAAAGCTACGATTCCACCTAGAACCACCATCGTGATCGGCTCGATTAGTGAGGATATATTTTCCATCGCCTCATCAACCTCGGACTCAAAGTAGCTAGCTACTCGGTTCATACTATCGCCCACGCTACCGGTCTCTTCGCCGACCTCAATCATCTGACCTACTAACGGTAGAAACAGCGGGTTATTCTGAATCGGCTTCGAGATGGCGTCACCGGACTTAACCCGCTCGGAGATCTCCTTAATAGCTCGCTCCAGATGGACGTTATTAATAGCTCGCGAGGTGATCTTTAAGGCCTGTAGCACCGACACCCCGCTGTTAATCAGTGAGGCCATCGTTCGGGTGAACCGCGCCATGTAGACCTTTTTGACGATGATGCTGACGGCCGGAATGTGCAATTTCAAACTATCGAACGCGTCCCGACCCCTATCACTTTTAATGTAGGCTCGGCTGCCGTAAATCGCTAAAGCCAGCGCCGCGAGTACTACATAGAAGTATCCTTTAAAGAAATCAGAGATG
Above is a genomic segment from Candidatus Saccharimonadales bacterium containing:
- a CDS encoding prepilin-type N-terminal cleavage/methylation domain-containing protein, translated to MNNQHGFTLVEVAISMAILSVTMMVATMGFISIVRLQEKAESVRNVQQTTRYALETITRDVRNANTYSLSDNGRQILLPNALTPSAQVRYTYIVDDGIYRVQCGVSCPTSATAGENLTSGVIRVIDFELEVIATGSSATSPLRLYMRSAQPQAGLVETDPYYYEYETTTTVVPRR
- a CDS encoding prepilin-type N-terminal cleavage/methylation domain-containing protein; translation: MQLRLTKDQTGLTLIEVVIAIALLAIAMAASGALATSTTRLTTESGRRTQATALAMRELETLRNHRDGLAERGGGESTLLITDLLANVPAQGSGSRCFSFVVVGDEESDTGWRLEPTSSYQEPTAYQQSDFASGGDYVGFDNFERVIELCETEEYSVDLVDGVAQGGYQTSQFLYDVEVRVLWQEAGPPRRELVYRSVLSTPLGATYE
- a CDS encoding type II secretion system protein, with protein sequence MKKNRLFNSDGYTLIEIVVVLAIIGIFTMTLVGSGTSNIAIERFSGNVNEFANAITEAEVNAYSSQVGSCAEGADCYWRGNVLEYSVGGDLYRQYLLLGQDISRFSNNIDQRLGLTGKQIRQEYRLTDIGLNLSGIGSNCNLADLSSNVGAMCASTHGELSLALLAPDGRAYTADQHYVNASPGNPNAYDPNVRAYDQEVPVTFVLEDEATSLVGYVTYDPKNGSIDTRVQ
- a CDS encoding type II secretion system protein is translated as MLEKAKNSRGFTLIEVVIVLAIGALIILVVLNAISSAQRNQRDSTRRQEASQIAAALESYSANNGGEYPANTAVIDEIDDYLPELEGDVGGFKYTRIGAFDADACSTEDGDTYQITYSRSDGGRSYDLGVCLEVGGEVDIRNQ